A genomic stretch from Lathyrus oleraceus cultivar Zhongwan6 chromosome 2, CAAS_Psat_ZW6_1.0, whole genome shotgun sequence includes:
- the LOC127120196 gene encoding ribosomal RNA small subunit methyltransferase, mitochondrial → MLRATKRVPAFIPRFLQPLRQLHEDIEENIHFHKSKGQHILTNPRILDTIVTKSAINPTDTVLEIGPGTGNLTLKLLEASHEVIAIELDHRMVHILENRAIKRGLRSKLRVITKDALRTEFPPFDLVVANIPYGISSPLIIKLIYETTPFRSATLLLQKEFARRLLANPGDSEFNRLAVNVKLLADVEFVMDVSKRDFLPPPKVDSSVVIIRPKVNVPDVNLRQWRAFTRTCFNNKNKTLGATFKSKRKVLELFEFNNVSGLVREQDDVCLFKEKIVGVLREAGFDDKRPLKLSIEELLHLLSLFNKVGVYFDHHGEVMNEDDIDD, encoded by the exons ATGCTTCGCGCCACAAAACGCGTTCCTGCATTCATCCCTCGTTTTCTACAACCCCTCCGTCAACTCCATGAAGACATTGAAGAAAATATACATTTTCACAAGAGCAAAGGCCAACACATCCTCACAAATCCCCGAATCCTGGACACAATCGTCACAAAATCCGCAATAAACCCCACCGACACGGTCCTCGAGATCGGTCCCGGCACCGGAAACCTCACCCTCAAACTTCTAGAAGCTTCCCACGAAGTCATAGCCATCGAACTCGACCACCGCATGGTTCACATTCTCGAAAATCGCGCCATCAAACGCGGCCTCCGCAGCAAGCTAAGG GTGATAACTAAAGATGCATTGAGAACAGAGTTTCCACCGTTCGATCTCGTGGTAGCGAACATCCCTTACGGTATATCTTCACCACTTATAATTAAACTTATATACGAAACGACCCCGTTTCGGAGCGCGACTCTTCTACTTCAGAAAGAGTTTGCTCGAAGATTACTGGCTAATCCCGGTGACTCTGAGTTTAACCGGTTAGCCGTTAACGTTAAGCTTTTAGCTGATGTGGAGTTTGTTATGGACGTTAGCAAGAGAGATTTTCTTCCGCCACCTAAAGTTGATTCCTCCGTCGTTATAATTCGACCTAAAGTTAACGTTCCCGACGTTAATCTCCGTCAATGGAGGGCTTTCACTAGGACATGTTTTAATAACAAGAATAAAACGCTTGGTGCTACGTTTAAGAGTAAGAGGAAAGTTTTGGAGCTGTTTGAGTTTAATAATGTGTCTGGTTTGGTTAGAGAACAAGATGATGTTTGTTTGTTTAAGGAAAAGATTGTTGGAGTTCTTAGAGAGGCAGGGTTTGATGATAAAAGACCTTTGAAATTATCGATTGAAGAGTTGTTGCATTTGCTTTCTTTGTTTAATAAAGTTGGAGTTTATTTTGATCACCATGGGGAAGTCATGAATGAAGATGATATTGATGACTAA